The following proteins come from a genomic window of Achromobacter deleyi:
- a CDS encoding bifunctional metallophosphatase/5'-nucleotidase, producing MTPWRIPAGMAASSLLALLAACGGSAGGAPAGRPMELTILHINDHHSNLDARPGNLQLRNAAGARVTVGAQIGGFPRVAAAFKALAAQSPNVLMLHAGDATTGTMYFNRAGEPGQADTALMNTVCFDAMALGNHEFDLGDRGLRRLIEQLHAGRCQTPVLSANVAFGADSVLNPARAPGMVLPSVVLQRAGQPIGLIGLTIANKTRQSSSPDPGTRFSDETTAAQRQIDALRGQGVNKIVLVSHIGYDYDRRIIPRLSGVDVVVGGDSHTLLGPQALSTYGVGAPAGPYPAELRDRDGKRVCLVQAWEYSQVVGELKVRFDGNGDVTACSGTPHVLLGDAFTIAGAAPSPVDRAALLADIAASGFLRVQAPDPLATEALRPFKARGDAFSASVVATVPRELCSRRVPGGPGSRDYGRSSVACNTLGNVDRHGGDIQQWVAQAYLEIANARYGGADISLQSGGGVRVPLLGPVTAAKVVEVVPFGSPLWRLELSGAEVKRMLEDGMQAVYGPGGSTGPYPYAGGLRWDVNAAQAEGSRVSNIEVRDNASGNWLPLDPDRTYKLFVLSFNANGGDGYKTLAKVPAARRQDIGVLDADVLQAYIDKQARDPVSGLPVLNLLPISQYSTKTYSE from the coding sequence ATGACCCCATGGAGAATCCCCGCCGGCATGGCGGCCTCGAGCCTGCTGGCGCTGCTGGCCGCCTGCGGCGGTTCCGCGGGCGGCGCGCCCGCGGGCCGGCCCATGGAACTGACGATCCTGCACATCAACGATCATCATTCCAACCTGGACGCGCGTCCCGGGAACCTGCAACTGCGCAACGCCGCCGGCGCACGCGTCACCGTCGGCGCACAGATCGGCGGCTTCCCGCGGGTGGCCGCCGCCTTCAAGGCGCTGGCCGCGCAATCGCCCAACGTGCTGATGCTGCATGCCGGCGACGCCACCACCGGCACCATGTACTTCAACCGCGCCGGCGAACCGGGGCAGGCCGACACCGCGTTGATGAATACGGTCTGCTTCGACGCCATGGCGCTCGGCAACCACGAATTCGACCTGGGCGACCGCGGCCTGCGGCGCCTCATCGAGCAGTTGCACGCGGGCCGGTGCCAGACGCCCGTGCTCAGCGCCAACGTCGCCTTCGGCGCCGATTCCGTCCTGAACCCCGCGCGCGCGCCCGGCATGGTGCTGCCGTCGGTGGTGCTGCAACGCGCCGGCCAGCCCATCGGCCTGATCGGCCTGACCATCGCCAACAAGACCCGGCAGTCGTCCAGCCCCGACCCCGGCACGCGATTCTCCGACGAGACCACCGCCGCGCAGCGGCAGATCGACGCGCTGCGCGGCCAGGGCGTCAACAAGATCGTCCTGGTCAGCCATATCGGCTATGACTACGACCGGCGGATCATTCCGCGGCTGAGCGGCGTGGACGTGGTGGTCGGCGGCGATTCGCACACACTGTTGGGCCCCCAGGCGCTGTCGACCTATGGCGTCGGCGCGCCCGCCGGCCCGTATCCCGCCGAACTGCGTGACAGGGACGGCAAGCGCGTCTGCCTGGTGCAGGCCTGGGAATATTCGCAGGTGGTGGGCGAGCTGAAGGTCCGCTTCGACGGCAACGGCGACGTGACCGCCTGTTCCGGCACCCCGCATGTGCTGCTGGGCGATGCCTTCACGATCGCCGGCGCGGCCCCCAGCCCCGTCGACCGGGCCGCCCTGCTGGCCGACATCGCCGCCAGCGGCTTCCTGCGGGTGCAGGCGCCCGACCCGCTCGCCACGGAGGCCTTGCGGCCCTTCAAGGCCCGGGGTGACGCCTTCAGCGCGAGCGTGGTGGCGACGGTGCCGCGCGAACTGTGCTCGCGGCGCGTGCCGGGCGGTCCGGGTTCGCGCGACTATGGCCGCTCCAGCGTCGCCTGCAATACCCTGGGCAACGTCGACCGGCACGGCGGCGACATCCAGCAGTGGGTCGCGCAGGCCTACCTGGAGATCGCCAATGCCCGCTATGGCGGCGCCGACATCTCGCTGCAAAGCGGCGGCGGCGTGCGCGTGCCGCTGCTGGGCCCGGTGACGGCGGCCAAGGTCGTCGAAGTGGTGCCGTTCGGCAGCCCGCTATGGCGGCTCGAGCTCAGCGGCGCCGAGGTCAAGCGCATGCTGGAGGATGGCATGCAGGCGGTCTACGGCCCCGGTGGCTCGACCGGCCCGTACCCCTATGCGGGCGGCTTGCGCTGGGACGTGAACGCCGCGCAGGCCGAAGGCAGCCGCGTGTCGAACATCGAGGTGCGCGACAACGCCAGCGGCAACTGGCTGCCGCTGGACCCGGACCGCACCTATAAGCTGTTCGTCCTGAGCTTCAACGCCAACGGCGGCGACGGCTACAAGACCCTCGCCAAGGTGCCGGCCGCGCGGCGCCAGGACATCGGCGTGCTCGATGCGGATGTCCTGCAGGCCTACATCGACAAGCAGGCCAGGGACCCCGTGTCCGGCCTGCCGGTGCTGAACCTGCTGCCGATCAGCCAGTACAGCACCAAGACTTACAGCGAGTGA
- a CDS encoding glycosyltransferase, producing MKILYTNFHLGDGGGHTTYVMSLARALAARADVTVAAPRGSRLLDEAAALPGVRTVALQFKGAPARQWRALRQLRALLRAEAFDVIHVNGSADHRLCMLAAAGLGPPRPFIVYTQHNGRHPRSLGARLRAMLATDRVICVSQHTFDGMGRSAFRPQDLRLVRNGVDTARYRPAAPGEAARAREQLLPPALRERLVVGSHAGTASHKNWLDMVAAVALLPPAQREQIAVLIAGLPPSAAELRRVEALGMAGAVVFTGLLRDVRPLLAAMDVGFVLSSRLETISFACREMMAAGRPVIVSDTGGLAENVMEGGNGWIVPVSAPPRVAETLADILENRILLDWMAAAARRRAVRDFSLEAFVRGTERIYDEASQPRSLTRCKSWCCTG from the coding sequence ATGAAGATCCTGTACACCAACTTCCACCTGGGTGACGGCGGCGGCCACACCACCTACGTCATGTCGCTGGCGCGTGCGCTGGCCGCGCGCGCGGACGTCACGGTCGCCGCGCCGCGCGGCAGCCGACTGCTTGACGAAGCGGCCGCCCTGCCCGGCGTGCGCACGGTCGCGCTGCAGTTCAAGGGCGCGCCGGCGCGGCAATGGCGCGCCTTGCGCCAGTTGCGCGCGCTGTTGCGGGCCGAGGCGTTCGACGTGATCCACGTCAACGGCTCGGCGGACCATCGCCTGTGCATGCTGGCGGCCGCCGGCCTGGGGCCGCCGCGGCCGTTCATCGTCTACACCCAGCACAATGGCCGTCATCCCCGCAGCCTGGGCGCGCGGCTGCGCGCCATGCTGGCGACCGATCGCGTCATCTGCGTCAGCCAGCACACCTTCGATGGCATGGGCCGGTCGGCCTTCCGCCCGCAGGACCTGCGGCTGGTGCGCAACGGCGTCGACACGGCGCGCTACCGCCCGGCGGCGCCTGGCGAGGCCGCCCGGGCGCGTGAGCAATTGCTGCCGCCGGCGTTGCGCGAGCGCCTGGTGGTTGGCAGCCACGCCGGCACGGCCAGCCACAAGAACTGGCTGGACATGGTGGCGGCCGTGGCCTTGCTGCCGCCGGCGCAGCGCGAACAGATCGCGGTGCTGATCGCCGGCCTGCCGCCCTCGGCCGCCGAGCTGCGACGGGTTGAGGCGCTGGGCATGGCCGGCGCGGTGGTGTTCACGGGCCTGCTGCGCGACGTGCGGCCGCTGCTGGCGGCGATGGACGTGGGCTTCGTGCTGTCGTCGCGGCTGGAGACGATTTCCTTTGCCTGCCGCGAGATGATGGCGGCGGGCAGGCCCGTCATCGTCAGCGACACCGGCGGCCTGGCCGAGAACGTCATGGAAGGCGGCAACGGCTGGATCGTGCCGGTGTCGGCGCCGCCGCGGGTGGCGGAGACGCTGGCCGATATCCTGGAGAACCGCATCCTGCTCGACTGGATGGCGGCTGCCGCGCGGCGCCGGGCGGTGCGGGATTTTTCGCTGGAGGCATTCGTGCGCGGTACCGAGCGGATCTATGACGAAGCCAGCCAGCCGCGTTCGCTCACTCGCTGTAAGTCTTGGTGCTGTACTGGCTGA
- a CDS encoding heavy metal sensor histidine kinase, whose protein sequence is MAVARPRSLRRWLTRWLAILTFAGLGLVCVAVYWATNRNLSIRQEALLAQKVEVIKHLVEENAAKGDSASLRHKLEDFFYGRPDFSLALEIDGARVVYGAPDDGDAGHDRRISFTLPVPGSPGGSMNAELVLDITSDLHLRAALAWTLLGCALAGAIVVSAIGTRLVRRALAPVDELGRQAARLSPDRIGERLDESHQAEEIRPLVHQFNAVLQRLERAYVQMEGFNADVAHEMRTPLATLIGETELALSARRPEAVLREILGSNLEELQRLSGIVNDMLFLSQADRGARARGSWTPSLAQVVSEIADYHEAEAMDAGVSFAVSGEAAAQVDRPLLQRAVSNLVSNAVRYAHRGTRIDLLIDRGEQGVRIAVRNHGEPIGQEHLPRLFYRFYRMDAARPFDANHHGLGLAIVAAIARMHGGRPFACSEGGVTTIGFWIAGGHITEN, encoded by the coding sequence ATGGCCGTCGCGCGGCCCCGTTCCTTGCGCCGCTGGCTCACGCGCTGGCTGGCGATCCTGACGTTCGCCGGCCTGGGGCTGGTGTGCGTGGCGGTGTATTGGGCCACCAACCGCAATCTCTCCATCCGCCAGGAAGCCCTGCTGGCGCAGAAGGTGGAAGTCATCAAGCACCTGGTCGAGGAAAACGCCGCCAAGGGCGACTCGGCCTCGCTGCGCCACAAGCTCGAGGATTTCTTCTACGGCCGTCCTGATTTCTCGCTGGCGCTGGAGATCGATGGCGCCAGGGTGGTGTACGGCGCGCCCGACGATGGCGATGCCGGGCATGACCGCCGTATCAGTTTCACTCTGCCGGTGCCGGGTTCGCCGGGCGGTTCGATGAACGCGGAGCTGGTGCTGGACATCACCTCCGACCTGCACCTGCGCGCGGCGCTGGCGTGGACGCTGCTGGGCTGCGCGCTGGCCGGCGCCATCGTGGTGTCGGCGATCGGCACGCGGCTGGTGCGGCGGGCGCTGGCGCCGGTCGACGAGCTGGGGCGGCAGGCCGCCAGGCTGTCGCCCGACCGCATCGGCGAGCGGCTGGACGAGAGTCACCAGGCCGAGGAGATCCGGCCGCTGGTGCATCAGTTCAACGCGGTCTTGCAGCGGCTGGAGCGCGCCTACGTGCAGATGGAAGGCTTCAATGCCGACGTGGCGCACGAGATGCGCACGCCGCTGGCGACCCTGATCGGCGAGACCGAGCTGGCGCTCAGCGCCAGGCGGCCCGAAGCGGTGCTGCGCGAGATCCTGGGGTCCAACCTGGAGGAACTGCAGCGGCTGTCCGGCATCGTCAACGACATGCTGTTCCTGTCGCAGGCCGATCGCGGCGCCCGCGCCCGCGGCAGCTGGACGCCGAGCCTGGCGCAGGTGGTGAGCGAGATCGCCGACTACCACGAGGCCGAGGCGATGGACGCGGGCGTGTCGTTCGCCGTGTCCGGCGAGGCGGCGGCGCAGGTGGACCGCCCGCTGTTGCAGCGCGCCGTGTCCAACCTGGTGTCCAACGCCGTGCGTTACGCCCATCGCGGCACGCGCATCGACCTGCTGATCGACCGCGGCGAGCAGGGCGTGCGCATCGCGGTGCGCAACCATGGCGAGCCGATCGGCCAGGAACACCTGCCGCGGCTGTTCTACCGCTTCTACCGCATGGACGCGGCGCGGCCGTTCGACGCCAATCACCATGGCCTGGGACTGGCCATCGTCGCCGCCATCGCGCGCATGCATGGCGGGCGTCCGTTCGCCTGCTCCGAGGGCGGCGTCACCACCATCGGCTTCTGGATCGCCGGCGGCCACATTACAGAAAACTAA
- a CDS encoding heavy metal response regulator transcription factor, which yields MKILVIEDEKKLAEYLRRALTEHSYVVDVAMDGVSGLHLARESQYDLVLLDVMLPGMDGFSVLHELRKTDRVPVLMLTARDKLEDRVKGLRDGADDYLAKPFALSELLARVLALGRRSGHNVAEAGGQNVLRIGDLELDLLRRRAYRAGTRLDLTAKEFTLLALLMRKQGEVLSRLELAEQVWDINFNSNTNVVEVAVRRLRGKVDDPFEKKLLHTVRGMGYVLEVRED from the coding sequence ATGAAGATACTGGTCATTGAAGACGAAAAAAAACTCGCCGAGTACCTGCGCCGCGCGCTCACCGAGCACAGCTACGTGGTCGACGTGGCCATGGACGGCGTCAGCGGTCTGCACCTGGCGCGTGAAAGCCAGTACGACCTGGTGCTGCTGGACGTGATGCTGCCGGGCATGGACGGCTTTTCGGTGCTGCACGAGTTGCGCAAGACCGACCGGGTGCCCGTGCTGATGCTGACCGCCCGCGACAAGCTGGAAGACCGCGTGAAAGGCCTGCGCGACGGCGCCGACGATTACCTGGCCAAGCCGTTCGCGCTGTCCGAGTTGCTCGCGCGGGTATTGGCGCTGGGCCGCCGCAGCGGCCACAACGTGGCCGAGGCCGGCGGCCAGAACGTGTTGCGCATCGGCGACCTGGAGCTGGACCTGCTGCGCCGGCGCGCCTATCGGGCCGGCACCCGGCTGGACCTGACCGCCAAGGAATTCACGCTGCTGGCCCTGCTGATGCGCAAGCAGGGCGAGGTGCTGTCGCGGCTGGAGCTGGCCGAGCAGGTCTGGGACATCAACTTCAACAGCAACACCAATGTGGTCGAGGTGGCGGTGCGGCGCCTGCGCGGCAAGGTCGACGACCCGTTCGAGAAGAAGCTGCTGCACACCGTGCGCGGCATGGGCTACGTGCTGGAAGTGCGGGAAGACTGA
- a CDS encoding TolC family protein yields the protein MRLSPIPLALAAALCLAPAWAQPGPDRPAVPLRPAPVAQPLTLEQALATAYERSPLLAAARNEAAASEGQLTQAGVIPNPAIEVGIDDNRRATRTTTTTLSMPVELGGKRAARVKAAGLARDIAQRDLSSARADLRAAVIAAFFDVAVAQETVRVSQGTVEIAQNALRLAERRVAAGKAPPLEGSKARVELANARIEARAADSALEAARRALGQLWGAPQPDFTRVGADLGTLPRREAIDDLRGALATSPRMEAGRLSVELGRAQLEVEKSKRYPDITLSAGVARDNEQGRNKAQFGVAIPLPLFDRNQGNVYSATMQSYKAQDLYRELESRLTADLLQSVSQFDLAANSVREYRATVLPGATEAYDSARKGFEAGKVSFLEVLDAQRTLSQGNIGYLNVLASAYQAAADIDRILGR from the coding sequence ATGCGTTTATCCCCGATACCGCTCGCCCTGGCGGCCGCCCTGTGCCTCGCCCCGGCCTGGGCCCAGCCCGGCCCCGACCGTCCCGCCGTCCCGCTTCGCCCAGCGCCAGTCGCCCAGCCGCTGACCCTGGAACAGGCCCTGGCCACCGCTTATGAACGCAGCCCGCTGCTGGCGGCGGCGCGCAACGAGGCCGCGGCCAGCGAAGGCCAGCTGACCCAGGCCGGCGTCATCCCGAATCCCGCCATCGAGGTCGGCATCGACGACAACCGCCGCGCCACGCGCACCACCACCACCACGCTGAGCATGCCGGTGGAGCTGGGCGGCAAGCGCGCCGCGCGCGTCAAGGCCGCGGGCCTGGCGCGCGACATCGCCCAGCGCGACCTGTCGAGCGCGCGCGCCGACCTGCGCGCCGCCGTCATCGCCGCCTTCTTCGACGTGGCCGTGGCGCAGGAGACCGTGCGGGTGTCGCAGGGCACCGTGGAGATCGCGCAGAACGCCCTGCGCCTGGCCGAGCGGCGCGTGGCGGCCGGCAAGGCGCCGCCGCTGGAAGGCAGCAAGGCCCGCGTCGAGCTGGCCAATGCACGCATCGAGGCGCGCGCCGCCGACAGCGCGCTGGAGGCCGCGCGCCGCGCGCTCGGACAACTGTGGGGCGCGCCGCAGCCCGATTTCACGCGAGTCGGCGCCGACCTGGGCACCCTGCCGCGACGCGAGGCCATCGACGATCTGCGCGGCGCGCTGGCCACCTCTCCGCGCATGGAAGCCGGCCGCCTGTCGGTCGAGTTGGGCCGGGCGCAGCTGGAGGTCGAGAAAAGCAAGCGCTACCCCGACATCACCCTGAGCGCCGGCGTCGCGCGCGACAACGAGCAGGGCCGCAACAAGGCCCAGTTCGGCGTCGCGATTCCGCTGCCGCTGTTCGACCGCAACCAGGGCAATGTTTACTCGGCCACGATGCAGTCGTACAAGGCGCAGGACCTGTACCGCGAGCTGGAGTCGCGCCTGACCGCCGACCTGCTGCAATCCGTATCGCAGTTCGACCTGGCCGCCAATTCGGTGCGCGAGTACCGCGCCACCGTGCTGCCCGGCGCCACCGAAGCCTACGACAGCGCCCGCAAGGGCTTCGAGGCCGGCAAGGTCAGTTTCCTGGAAGTGCTGGACGCGCAACGCACCCTGTCGCAAGGAAACATCGGCTACCTGAATGTCCTGGCCAGCGCCTATCAGGCCGCCGCGGACATCGATCGCATTCTCGGACGTTGA
- a CDS encoding efflux RND transporter periplasmic adaptor subunit yields MTMHTALSAFSRPALAAALSAACLLALALPRPALADAAGNGHSHAAAEAAPAGKAGQADAPADHDEDKITLSAEQIKAAGLGIETAGPARLETASQFPGEIKFNADRTAHVVPRLAGVVQEVSADLGQQVKQGDLLAALSSTALSELRSEWLAASKRRDLAAATHQRELKLWREKVSAEQDYQQARTALQEAQIAVQNAAQKLAAIGAPPQSRDLSRLEIRAPFDGVVVEKHIALGEALPDTASIFTLSDLRTVWAEFVIAPKDLQDVRVGEAASVASAAFSGQARGKVSYIGSLLGQQTRTATARVTLDNPDMAWRPGLFVSVNVVTSSADAPLVVAADAVQTVENEPVVYVETPGGFLAQRVKLGRTAGEQVEVLSGLAAGARYVARNAFVLKAEQGKASASHAH; encoded by the coding sequence ATGACCATGCACACCGCGCTTTCCGCCTTCTCCCGCCCGGCGCTGGCCGCCGCCCTGTCCGCCGCCTGCCTGCTGGCGCTGGCCCTGCCGCGCCCGGCCCTGGCCGACGCCGCCGGCAACGGACACAGCCATGCCGCCGCCGAGGCCGCGCCCGCTGGCAAGGCCGGCCAGGCCGACGCCCCGGCCGATCATGACGAAGACAAGATCACGCTGAGCGCCGAACAGATCAAGGCCGCCGGCCTCGGCATCGAAACGGCCGGCCCCGCGCGGCTGGAGACCGCTTCGCAATTCCCCGGCGAGATCAAGTTCAACGCCGACCGCACCGCGCACGTGGTGCCGCGCCTGGCCGGCGTGGTGCAGGAGGTGTCGGCGGACCTGGGCCAGCAGGTCAAACAAGGCGACCTGCTGGCGGCGCTGTCGAGCACCGCGTTGTCGGAACTGCGCAGCGAATGGCTGGCCGCCAGCAAGCGCCGCGACCTCGCCGCCGCCACCCACCAGCGCGAACTCAAGCTGTGGCGCGAGAAGGTCTCGGCCGAACAGGACTACCAGCAGGCGCGCACCGCGCTGCAGGAGGCCCAGATCGCCGTGCAGAACGCCGCGCAGAAACTCGCCGCCATCGGCGCGCCGCCACAGTCCAGGGACCTGAGCCGGCTGGAGATCCGCGCGCCGTTCGACGGCGTGGTGGTCGAGAAACACATCGCCCTGGGCGAGGCCCTGCCCGACACCGCCAGCATCTTCACGCTGTCGGACCTGCGCACGGTCTGGGCCGAGTTCGTGATCGCGCCCAAGGACCTGCAGGACGTGCGCGTCGGCGAAGCCGCCAGCGTCGCCTCGGCGGCCTTCTCCGGCCAGGCCCGGGGCAAGGTGTCGTACATCGGCTCGCTGCTGGGCCAGCAGACCCGCACGGCCACGGCCCGCGTCACCCTCGACAACCCCGACATGGCGTGGCGGCCGGGCCTGTTCGTCTCGGTCAACGTGGTTACCAGCAGCGCCGACGCGCCGCTGGTGGTGGCGGCCGACGCGGTCCAGACCGTCGAGAACGAACCGGTGGTGTACGTCGAAACGCCAGGGGGCTTCCTGGCGCAGCGGGTCAAGCTCGGCCGTACCGCCGGCGAACAGGTCGAAGTGCTGTCGGGCCTGGCCGCCGGCGCCCGCTACGTCGCGCGCAACGCCTTCGTGCTGAAGGCCGAGCAGGGCAAGGCCAGCGCCAGCCACGCGCACTGA
- a CDS encoding CusA/CzcA family heavy metal efflux RND transporter, producing MFERLIRFAIEQRWLVIFVTLGVAAIGVYNYTRLAIDAVPDITNVQVQINVGAPGYSPLETEQRITYPIETVMAGLPGLQQTRSLSRYGLSQVTVIFKDGTDIYFARQLVNQRLQEAKESLPEGITPTMGPISTGLGEIYLWTVEAEPGATKEDGTPYTPTDLREIQDWVIKPQLRNITGVTEINSIGGFAKEYQVAPDTERLASYGLSLTDIMTALDRNNANVGAGYIERKGEQYLIRAPGQVRSIDDIRDVVLTAVDGQAIRIRDVADVSIGRELRTGAATDNGQEVVLGTVFMLIGENSRAVSQAVSARIDAINKTLPAGVQAVTVYDRSNLIDKAIATVKKNLLEGAALVIVILFLFLGNIRAALVTAMVIPLSMLFTFTGMVTYKVSANLMSLGALDFGIIVDGAVVIVENCVRRLSHAQEQQGRPLTRSERFHEVFAAAREARRPLLFGQLIIMVVYLPIFALSGVEGRMFHPMALTVVLALLGAMILSVTFVPAAVALFIGKKVSEKENRLMLWAKRRYAPLLDLALRRTPLVLAAATLFVAVCAVIAARMGSEFIPNLNEGDIAIQALRIPGTSLSQSLEMQKQLETRLKQKFPEIERVFARTGTAEIASDPMPPNISDGYIMLKPKDQWPAPRKTQAELLRAIQEEAAQIPGNNYEFSQPIQLRFNELISGVRSDVAVKIFGDDNDVLNRSAAEVAQVLQAIPGASEVKIEQTTGLPVLTVNIDRARAARYGLNLADVQDTLGIAIGGREAGTFFQGDRRFDIVVRLPETVRESIPALRKLPIALPKSDAQAQTAYIPLSEIATFDLAPGPNQISREDGKRRIVVSANVRSRDLGSFVTDAETALAEQIKVPAGYWTAWGGTFEQLQSAAQRLQIVVPAALLLVFGLLFAMFGNIKDGLIVFTGIPFALTGGVISLWLRGIPLSITAAVGFIALCGVAVLNGLVLLSFISSLRESGKPLDLAVREGALTRLRPVLMTALVASLGFVPMAIATGTGAEVQRPLATVVIGGIISSTILTLLVLPALYRLMHRRDAEELELAQSAARRQETAAG from the coding sequence ATGTTCGAACGCCTGATCCGCTTCGCCATCGAGCAACGATGGCTCGTCATTTTCGTCACCCTGGGCGTCGCCGCCATCGGGGTCTACAACTACACCCGGCTGGCGATCGACGCCGTGCCGGACATCACCAACGTGCAGGTGCAGATCAACGTCGGCGCGCCCGGCTATTCACCGCTTGAAACCGAACAGCGCATCACCTATCCGATCGAGACCGTCATGGCGGGCCTGCCCGGCCTGCAGCAGACCCGCTCGCTGTCGCGCTACGGCCTGTCGCAAGTGACGGTGATCTTCAAGGACGGCACCGACATCTATTTCGCGCGCCAGCTGGTCAACCAGCGGTTGCAGGAAGCCAAGGAAAGCCTGCCCGAAGGCATCACGCCGACCATGGGCCCGATCTCGACCGGCCTGGGCGAGATCTACCTGTGGACGGTGGAGGCGGAGCCGGGCGCGACCAAGGAAGATGGCACGCCCTACACCCCCACCGACCTGCGCGAGATCCAGGACTGGGTCATCAAGCCGCAGCTGCGCAACATCACCGGCGTCACCGAGATCAACTCGATCGGCGGCTTCGCCAAGGAATACCAGGTGGCGCCCGACACCGAGCGGCTGGCCTCCTACGGCCTGTCGCTGACCGACATCATGACGGCGCTGGACCGCAACAACGCCAACGTCGGCGCCGGCTACATCGAGCGCAAGGGCGAGCAGTACCTGATCCGCGCGCCCGGCCAGGTGCGCTCCATCGACGACATCCGCGACGTGGTGCTGACCGCCGTGGACGGCCAGGCCATCCGCATCCGCGACGTGGCGGACGTCAGCATCGGCCGCGAGCTGCGCACCGGCGCCGCCACCGACAACGGCCAGGAAGTGGTGCTGGGCACGGTGTTCATGCTGATCGGCGAGAACAGCCGCGCGGTGTCGCAGGCGGTTTCGGCGCGCATCGACGCCATCAACAAGACCCTGCCGGCCGGCGTCCAGGCCGTCACCGTGTACGACCGCAGCAACCTGATCGACAAGGCCATCGCCACGGTCAAGAAGAACCTGCTGGAAGGCGCGGCCCTGGTGATCGTGATCCTGTTCCTGTTCCTGGGCAACATCCGCGCCGCGCTCGTCACCGCCATGGTGATCCCGCTGTCGATGCTGTTCACCTTCACCGGCATGGTCACCTACAAGGTCAGCGCCAACCTGATGAGCCTGGGCGCGCTGGACTTCGGCATCATCGTCGACGGCGCGGTGGTGATCGTCGAGAACTGCGTGCGGCGGCTGAGCCACGCTCAGGAGCAGCAAGGCCGGCCGCTGACCCGCAGCGAACGCTTCCACGAGGTGTTCGCCGCCGCGCGCGAAGCGCGCCGGCCGCTGCTGTTCGGCCAGCTCATCATCATGGTGGTGTACCTGCCGATCTTCGCGCTCAGCGGGGTCGAAGGGCGCATGTTCCACCCCATGGCGCTGACCGTGGTGCTGGCGCTGCTGGGCGCGATGATCCTGTCGGTCACCTTCGTGCCGGCGGCGGTGGCGCTGTTCATCGGCAAGAAGGTATCGGAAAAGGAAAACCGCCTGATGCTGTGGGCCAAGCGCCGCTATGCGCCACTGCTGGACCTGGCCCTGCGCCGCACGCCGCTGGTGCTGGCCGCCGCCACCCTGTTCGTGGCGGTATGCGCAGTGATCGCCGCGCGCATGGGCAGCGAGTTCATTCCCAACCTGAACGAAGGCGACATCGCCATCCAGGCGCTGCGCATCCCCGGCACCAGCCTGAGCCAGTCGCTGGAGATGCAGAAGCAGCTGGAGACCCGCCTGAAGCAGAAATTCCCCGAGATCGAGCGCGTCTTCGCCCGCACCGGCACCGCCGAGATCGCCTCCGACCCGATGCCGCCCAACATCTCCGACGGCTACATCATGCTCAAGCCGAAGGACCAGTGGCCCGCGCCGCGCAAGACCCAGGCCGAGCTGCTGCGCGCGATCCAGGAAGAAGCGGCGCAGATTCCCGGCAACAACTATGAGTTCTCGCAACCGATCCAGCTGCGCTTCAACGAGCTGATCTCCGGCGTGCGCAGCGACGTCGCGGTGAAGATCTTCGGCGACGACAACGACGTGCTGAACCGCTCCGCCGCCGAGGTCGCCCAGGTGCTGCAGGCGATTCCCGGCGCGTCCGAGGTCAAGATCGAGCAGACCACCGGCCTGCCCGTGCTGACGGTCAATATCGACCGCGCCCGCGCCGCCCGCTACGGCCTGAACCTGGCCGACGTGCAGGACACGCTGGGCATCGCCATCGGCGGCCGCGAAGCGGGCACCTTCTTCCAGGGCGACCGCCGCTTCGACATCGTGGTGCGCCTGCCGGAAACGGTGCGCGAGAGCATCCCGGCCCTGCGCAAGCTGCCCATCGCCCTGCCCAAGAGCGACGCGCAGGCGCAGACCGCCTACATCCCGCTGTCGGAGATCGCCACCTTCGACCTGGCGCCCGGGCCCAACCAGATCTCGCGCGAGGACGGCAAGCGCCGCATCGTCGTCAGCGCCAACGTGCGCAGCCGCGACCTGGGGTCGTTCGTGACGGATGCCGAAACGGCGCTGGCCGAGCAGATCAAGGTGCCGGCCGGCTACTGGACCGCCTGGGGCGGCACCTTCGAACAGCTGCAATCGGCGGCCCAGCGCCTGCAGATCGTGGTGCCCGCCGCGCTGCTGCTGGTGTTCGGCCTGCTGTTCGCCATGTTCGGCAACATCAAGGACGGCCTGATCGTGTTCACCGGCATTCCCTTTGCGCTGACAGGCGGCGTCATCTCGCTGTGGCTGCGCGGCATTCCGCTGTCGATCACCGCGGCGGTTGGCTTCATCGCGCTGTGCGGCGTGGCGGTGCTGAACGGCCTGGTGCTGCTGTCGTTCATCAGTTCGCTGCGCGAGTCCGGCAAGCCGCTCGACCTGGCGGTGCGCGAGGGCGCCCTGACGCGCTTGCGGCCGGTGCTGATGACCGCGCTGGTGGCCTCGCTCGGTTTCGTGCCCATGGCGATCGCCACCGGCACCGGCGCCGAAGTGCAGCGCCCGCTGGCCACCGTGGTCATCGGCGGCATCATCTCGTCGACCATCCTGACGCTGCTGGTGCTGCCCGCGCTGTACCGCCTGATGCACCGCAGGGACGCCGAGGAACTCGAGCTGGCGCAGAGCGCGGCGCGGCGCCAGGAGACGGCCGCCGGCTGA